A genomic region of Brachyspira pilosicoli contains the following coding sequences:
- a CDS encoding LptF/LptG family permease — MKKLNSYLLKEFLSMFIGSLILFVILVTIADLSSKLSYYTEHPENMKYFIIYHLARTPHNLYYLFPIALMFSSTYVLGTFVKNKEMLAVQNSGISLFKFSSPIFIIVIALCLGLIGFWQFVAAPMNKISFEANDLGRGNKKGEYTGALNIFGANNYIYFIENFNFNDNYLTNTIIVKLKEDGAIAMRISSPSVRWNDKERKWYAETGILAEFSDEKNISVREITNYQLDVLERPEHFMNRPLLDSMSLTEEMHWIKLRKEVNLNTNTLETDFHYRISYCFSGFIIVLLASLFSKFSTQSVLVVSLVMVIMVALLYYSILMMFRSLGDGGNMNPFIAAWMPNIIFAGLCFLAFKKFY; from the coding sequence ATGAAGAAACTTAACTCATACTTATTAAAAGAATTTTTATCTATGTTTATAGGCTCTCTAATACTATTTGTCATATTAGTAACTATAGCAGATTTAAGCAGTAAATTATCTTACTACACAGAACACCCAGAAAATATGAAATACTTCATTATATACCATTTAGCAAGGACCCCGCATAATTTATATTATTTATTTCCAATAGCTTTAATGTTTTCATCTACTTATGTTCTTGGTACTTTTGTAAAAAACAAAGAGATGTTAGCTGTACAAAACTCTGGTATAAGTTTATTTAAGTTTTCTTCACCAATATTTATTATAGTAATAGCATTATGCTTAGGACTTATTGGTTTTTGGCAATTTGTAGCTGCTCCTATGAATAAAATATCTTTTGAGGCTAATGATTTGGGACGAGGAAATAAAAAGGGAGAATATACAGGAGCATTAAATATATTTGGAGCTAATAATTATATATATTTTATAGAAAACTTTAATTTTAATGACAATTATCTTACAAATACTATTATTGTAAAATTAAAAGAAGACGGTGCTATAGCTATGAGAATATCATCACCAAGCGTGAGATGGAATGATAAAGAAAGAAAATGGTATGCCGAAACAGGTATATTAGCTGAGTTTAGTGATGAAAAAAACATATCTGTAAGAGAAATAACTAATTACCAGCTTGATGTACTTGAAAGACCTGAACATTTCATGAATAGACCTTTATTAGATTCTATGAGTTTAACTGAAGAGATGCATTGGATTAAATTAAGAAAAGAAGTAAATTTAAATACTAACACTCTTGAAACAGATTTTCATTATAGAATATCATATTGTTTCTCTGGATTTATTATTGTTTTACTTGCTTCATTATTTTCAAAATTTTCTACTCAAAGTGTATTGGTTGTAAGTTTAGTAATGGTTATAATGGTTGCTTTATTATATTATTCTATACTTATGATGTTTCGTTCTTTGGGAGACGGCGGAAATATGAATCCATTTATAGCTGCTTGGATGCCCAATATTATATTTGCTGGACTTTGTTTCTTAGCATTTAAAAAATTCTATTAA
- a CDS encoding DUF2225 domain-containing protein produces MSEELKISYFEKNPRTCPVCNKEFYHEMLLTGGGRLIAGNLRDDLRRTYEKSKKYGAVYPLIYVVAVCPHCLYAAFQDEFSLIDNKKINEALDSYEQRSKYVREFFGIDLDFKKNRDLISGAASYFLALDGYRYHTKDSAPTLKKALCSLRLSWTLEDLANIYPNDNYDKLIPFFQYKASEFYTEAIEYMQNGKESFDKLKSFGPDIDNNFGYEGMLYMGALLGTDAAKFIPDPNVKARTLVQAKRKISKIFGSGKSSKSKPSALLEKLKELHTRISEELTYLNENYGINAD; encoded by the coding sequence ATGTCTGAAGAATTAAAAATATCATACTTTGAAAAAAATCCAAGAACTTGCCCTGTATGCAATAAAGAGTTCTATCATGAGATGCTTCTCACTGGAGGCGGAAGGTTAATTGCAGGAAATTTAAGAGATGATTTAAGAAGAACTTATGAAAAAAGCAAGAAATATGGAGCTGTGTACCCTCTTATATATGTTGTAGCTGTTTGTCCGCATTGTTTATATGCTGCTTTTCAAGATGAATTTAGTTTGATTGATAATAAAAAAATTAATGAGGCTCTTGATAGTTATGAACAAAGGTCAAAATATGTACGAGAGTTTTTTGGCATAGATTTAGATTTTAAAAAAAATAGAGATTTAATTTCTGGGGCTGCTAGTTATTTTTTAGCATTAGATGGATATCGTTATCATACAAAAGATTCTGCCCCTACTCTTAAAAAAGCTTTATGTTCTTTAAGACTAAGCTGGACTTTAGAAGATTTGGCTAATATTTATCCGAATGATAATTATGATAAATTAATACCATTCTTTCAATATAAAGCAAGTGAATTTTATACTGAAGCTATAGAATATATGCAAAATGGTAAAGAAAGTTTTGATAAATTAAAAAGTTTTGGTCCTGATATAGATAATAATTTTGGATATGAGGGAATGCTTTATATGGGGGCTTTACTTGGTACAGATGCAGCTAAATTCATTCCAGACCCTAATGTCAAAGCAAGAACATTAGTTCAAGCTAAAAGAAAAATCAGTAAAATCTTCGGTTCTGGTAAAAGCAGCAAATCAAAACCTTCTGCATTGCTTGAAAAATTAAAAGAATTACATACCCGTATAAGCGAAGAATTAACTTATTTAAATGAAAACTATGGAATAAATGCGGATTAA
- a CDS encoding NTP transferase domain-containing protein, giving the protein MIKKEEENNIKNIEESLEQLSSKFSKNDSLVIILAAGHGKRIRSSTSKMLHTIWGVPSIERVRLAVKNGINKSNITIVVGIKALEVANAVGKQANTNFAYQEKQLGTGHAVKVGLEKSDLKNIKYCYVIYADMGLIDSNTMKEFHDEFMKAKTDMILMTAMYDGPKGGNYYGRVLRTRGLTKDHKKSQYREGSKGQVMGVIEYKDILALKDDEDLVKAYKDEKFEYGKDELLDNMHEYVAGIYGFKIEPLLNLIKELKANNAQNELYLTDLIEMFVNNNLSISTYMPKDNRVVLGFNDKTVLKEMESIARNNVYNKLKNIITIYDGEDFFIDDSVVEQILEIDKDEKPLDIYVGKGAYIGKGVKINYGVYIDHGAKLEGNIELGEHTYIGDNALISCLDNQKMTLSNNVHIYAGNQIRGNVYIGENTILERGVNVTGSDKHPLSIGKNVLIKGVSYIYGSVVDDNAYIEHCIFYYSHIKAVLDENGKIIKCRFIRPKEEGIESVIKLKDENTKKTKKK; this is encoded by the coding sequence ATGATAAAAAAAGAAGAAGAGAATAATATAAAAAATATAGAAGAAAGCTTAGAGCAATTATCATCTAAATTCTCTAAAAACGATAGTTTAGTAATAATATTAGCAGCAGGGCATGGTAAAAGAATAAGGAGCTCAACATCAAAAATGCTTCATACTATTTGGGGAGTTCCAAGCATAGAGAGAGTAAGACTTGCTGTAAAAAATGGTATAAACAAAAGCAATATTACTATAGTTGTTGGAATAAAAGCTTTGGAAGTAGCTAATGCTGTTGGAAAACAGGCTAATACTAATTTTGCTTATCAAGAAAAACAATTAGGTACTGGACATGCGGTAAAGGTAGGTCTTGAAAAGAGCGATTTAAAAAATATTAAATATTGTTATGTTATATATGCTGATATGGGACTAATAGACTCTAATACTATGAAAGAGTTTCATGATGAGTTTATGAAAGCTAAAACAGACATGATATTAATGACTGCTATGTACGATGGTCCTAAGGGCGGAAACTATTATGGAAGAGTATTAAGAACAAGAGGATTAACTAAAGACCATAAAAAAAGCCAATACAGAGAAGGAAGCAAGGGTCAGGTAATGGGTGTAATAGAATATAAAGATATACTTGCTCTTAAAGATGATGAAGATTTAGTAAAGGCTTATAAAGATGAAAAATTCGAGTACGGAAAAGATGAGCTTTTAGACAATATGCATGAATATGTTGCTGGTATATATGGTTTTAAAATTGAGCCTCTTTTAAATTTGATAAAAGAATTAAAAGCAAATAATGCTCAAAATGAACTTTATCTAACAGACTTAATAGAGATGTTTGTTAATAATAATTTATCAATATCAACATATATGCCAAAAGACAACAGAGTTGTTTTAGGCTTTAATGATAAAACTGTGCTTAAAGAAATGGAATCCATTGCAAGAAATAATGTTTACAATAAATTAAAAAACATTATTACAATATATGACGGAGAAGATTTCTTTATTGATGACAGTGTAGTTGAGCAGATATTAGAAATTGATAAAGATGAAAAGCCTCTTGATATATATGTAGGAAAAGGGGCTTATATTGGTAAGGGTGTAAAAATTAATTATGGCGTTTATATAGACCATGGCGCAAAACTTGAAGGTAATATTGAGCTTGGAGAGCATACTTATATAGGAGATAATGCATTAATATCTTGTTTGGATAATCAAAAAATGACTCTTTCAAATAATGTGCATATATATGCAGGCAATCAAATAAGAGGAAATGTATATATTGGCGAAAACACTATATTAGAGAGAGGTGTTAATGTTACTGGAAGCGATAAACATCCGCTTAGCATAGGTAAAAATGTACTTATTAAAGGAGTAAGTTACATATACGGCTCTGTTGTAGATGATAATGCTTATATAGAACATTGTATATTCTACTACTCTCATATAAAAGCTGTTCTTGATGAAAATGGAAAAATTATTAAGTGCAGATTTATAAGACCAAAAGAGGAAGGTATAGAATCTGTTATAAAATTAAAAGATGAGAATACTAAAAAAACTAAAAAGAAATAA
- a CDS encoding homocysteine S-methyltransferase family protein: protein MFNNVKDRLRELIKEQFLIIDGATGTELQKKEIKKESWIINGNSIEGCNEVLNITAPHIMKEIHIDYLNANANIIKTNSFGAIPWVLSEYDISDKAYELAKSAALIANEARAEYLKNPNSKGDLDRDIFIAGSLGPGVKLPSLGQIGFDEMYSGYTLAARGLIDGGVDIILLETAQDVLQLKAAILAVNDTATKLNKDVPIMVSVTIEKEGTMLLGTDIETAYTILSNLNIFSIGMNCGTGPDMAMQHIKKLSEISCMPISIHSNAGLPENRDGKAYYSMTPEEFADINSKFFGFNGLAFIGGCCGTTPKHIESLAKKVKGVRPKKAALEKQRPYIASLFNSVSIKQKPAPLMIGERSNASGSKIFRELMIAGDMDGMLDVGIKQVKSGSHAIDVNAAWAGRDEIEDITKIISAYVKQISLPLVIDAIKPNVIEAALKVYGGKPIINSANMEQGEEKFDAICSLAKRYGASIMLLTIDEKSMAFTCEDKLRMAERMYERAVNVHKILPHDIIFDPLTFTLASGDEKSFLSGIQTLNAIKELSKKYPECSISLGVSNISFGLKEEARKVMNSVFLYEAVNCGLTMAIVNVAQIFPLSKIDEKEVELAKDLIYNKSNTKEPLINYINHFSDKKEDIAKEKNDIKKPLREAIRDAMLDGEWKDMQNLLKEAKENSEEFGGEKKFAQAIIDEILLPTMADIGVKFGEGSIQLPFVLGAAEVMKKSVDFLSEFLEKKKQEKTAKIILGTVAGDVHDVGKNLVEIIIKNNGFETVNLGTKVPIEKFIEAYHEHNADCIGMSGLLVKSTEVMKDNLAYIRDKGLKIPILLGGAALTKDFVENACKKVYGDSGKIFYCKDGFDDIVAIKEIIADRDKENNN, encoded by the coding sequence ATGTTTAATAATGTTAAAGATAGATTAAGAGAATTAATAAAAGAACAGTTTTTAATAATAGATGGAGCTACTGGTACAGAACTTCAAAAGAAAGAAATAAAAAAAGAATCTTGGATTATAAACGGCAATAGTATAGAAGGCTGTAATGAGGTATTAAATATAACAGCTCCTCATATAATGAAAGAAATACACATAGATTATTTGAATGCCAATGCTAATATAATTAAGACTAATAGTTTTGGGGCTATACCTTGGGTGTTAAGCGAATATGATATTTCTGATAAAGCTTATGAATTAGCGAAAAGTGCAGCATTGATAGCAAATGAAGCAAGAGCGGAGTATTTAAAAAATCCTAATTCTAAAGGCGATTTAGATAGAGATATTTTTATTGCAGGAAGTTTAGGTCCTGGTGTAAAGCTTCCAAGTTTGGGGCAGATTGGTTTTGATGAGATGTATAGCGGTTATACTTTAGCTGCAAGAGGCTTAATAGATGGAGGAGTTGACATAATACTTCTTGAAACGGCCCAAGATGTTTTGCAATTAAAGGCGGCAATATTAGCAGTTAATGATACGGCTACAAAATTAAATAAAGATGTTCCAATAATGGTTTCTGTAACAATAGAAAAAGAAGGCACAATGCTTTTGGGTACAGATATAGAAACAGCATATACAATACTTTCAAATTTGAATATATTTTCTATAGGCATGAACTGCGGCACAGGTCCAGATATGGCAATGCAGCATATAAAAAAACTTTCAGAAATATCTTGTATGCCAATATCAATACACAGCAATGCAGGTCTTCCAGAAAACAGAGACGGAAAAGCATATTATAGTATGACACCAGAAGAATTTGCTGATATTAACAGTAAGTTTTTTGGTTTTAATGGTCTTGCTTTTATAGGAGGCTGCTGCGGAACTACTCCTAAACACATAGAATCATTAGCAAAAAAAGTTAAAGGAGTAAGACCTAAAAAAGCAGCATTAGAAAAACAACGACCTTATATAGCAAGCTTATTTAATTCTGTTAGTATTAAACAAAAGCCTGCTCCTTTAATGATAGGGGAAAGAAGTAATGCAAGCGGAAGTAAAATATTTAGAGAACTTATGATAGCAGGGGATATGGACGGTATGCTTGATGTTGGTATAAAGCAGGTTAAGTCTGGAAGTCATGCTATAGATGTTAATGCTGCTTGGGCTGGACGTGATGAAATAGAAGATATTACAAAAATTATTTCTGCTTATGTTAAACAGATTTCTTTGCCTTTAGTTATTGATGCTATAAAGCCAAATGTAATAGAGGCAGCTTTAAAAGTATATGGAGGAAAACCTATAATAAATTCTGCTAACATGGAGCAAGGAGAAGAGAAATTTGATGCTATATGCTCTTTAGCAAAAAGATACGGAGCTTCTATTATGCTTCTTACTATAGACGAAAAATCAATGGCTTTTACTTGCGAAGATAAATTGAGAATGGCTGAGAGAATGTATGAGCGTGCAGTTAATGTTCATAAAATACTTCCTCATGATATAATATTTGACCCTCTTACATTTACGCTTGCAAGCGGTGATGAAAAAAGTTTTTTATCAGGTATTCAAACACTTAATGCCATTAAAGAATTATCTAAAAAATATCCTGAATGTTCTATAAGTTTAGGGGTATCAAATATTTCTTTTGGTCTTAAAGAAGAGGCAAGAAAGGTTATGAATTCAGTATTTTTGTATGAAGCTGTTAATTGCGGGCTTACTATGGCTATAGTCAATGTAGCACAAATATTTCCGCTTTCAAAAATAGATGAAAAAGAAGTAGAATTGGCAAAGGATTTAATATACAATAAAAGTAATACTAAAGAACCTTTAATAAATTATATAAATCATTTTTCTGATAAAAAAGAAGATATTGCAAAAGAAAAGAATGATATCAAAAAGCCTTTGAGAGAGGCTATAAGAGATGCTATGCTTGACGGTGAGTGGAAAGATATGCAAAACTTACTAAAAGAGGCTAAAGAAAATAGTGAAGAGTTTGGAGGGGAAAAAAAGTTTGCACAGGCTATAATTGATGAGATACTTCTTCCTACTATGGCAGATATTGGTGTTAAGTTTGGGGAGGGAAGTATACAGCTTCCTTTTGTTTTGGGGGCTGCTGAGGTGATGAAAAAGAGTGTTGATTTTCTTTCTGAATTTTTAGAGAAAAAGAAACAAGAAAAAACTGCTAAAATAATACTTGGTACAGTGGCAGGAGATGTGCATGATGTGGGTAAGAATTTAGTTGAAATAATAATAAAAAATAATGGATTTGAAACTGTGAATCTTGGAACGAAAGTGCCTATAGAGAAATTTATAGAGGCGTATCATGAGCATAATGCTGATTGTATAGGAATGTCTGGGCTTTTGGTAAAATCTACAGAAGTGATGAAAGATAATTTAGCGTATATTAGAGATAAGGGCTTAAAAATACCTATACTTTTAGGGGGCGCTGCTTTAACTAAAGACTTTGTTGAAAACGCTTGCAAAAAAGTTTATGGAGATAGCGGCAAAATATTTTATTGTAAAGATGGTTTTGATGATATTGTAGCGATAAAAGAGATAATAGCCGACAGAGATAAAGAAAATAATAATTAA
- a CDS encoding vitamin B12 dependent-methionine synthase activation domain-containing protein: protein MPEINHKNHEHHINKPPFYGRKVFEFNKQIEKEAFDMINKIRLFRVGFGYSAKNQDMEKYNEMIKTKVEPKYEEMKNNIIENNLLEPVMIYGFYKTVTENDKLYIYDVDYNTSELKNEKIEIPLERMEKEPYNSIVDFFDKDEDTIGFTLVSLGTKFHQYLKGLYDSDEYKEYYFYNALGTNIIENYVDILQNYMDNLLNLKNNGKRKHVGCRYSFGYKALSNMYGNKIIFNQLKPEEFNVTLTESYMMEPELGTCAIVSFCEESYYFAN from the coding sequence ATGCCTGAAATAAATCACAAAAATCATGAACATCATATAAATAAACCTCCTTTCTACGGAAGAAAAGTTTTTGAGTTTAATAAACAAATAGAAAAAGAAGCCTTTGATATGATTAATAAAATTAGGCTTTTTAGAGTGGGGTTTGGATATTCTGCAAAAAATCAGGATATGGAAAAATATAATGAGATGATTAAAACAAAAGTAGAGCCAAAATATGAGGAGATGAAAAATAATATTATAGAAAATAATTTGCTTGAGCCTGTAATGATTTATGGATTTTATAAAACTGTTACAGAGAATGACAAACTTTATATATATGATGTTGATTATAATACAAGCGAATTAAAAAATGAAAAAATAGAAATTCCTTTAGAACGAATGGAGAAAGAGCCTTACAATTCTATAGTTGATTTTTTTGACAAAGATGAAGATACTATTGGTTTTACTCTTGTAAGTCTTGGAACAAAATTCCATCAATATTTAAAAGGATTATATGATAGTGATGAATATAAAGAGTATTATTTTTATAATGCATTGGGTACAAATATCATAGAGAATTATGTTGATATACTTCAAAACTATATGGACAATTTACTTAACTTAAAAAACAACGGCAAAAGAAAGCATGTAGGATGCAGATATTCTTTTGGTTATAAGGCACTTAGTAATATGTACGGCAACAAAATAATATTTAATCAATTAAAACCAGAAGAGTTTAATGTAACACTTACAGAAAGCTATATGATGGAGCCTGAACTTGGCACTTGTGCAATAGTATCATTTTGCGAAGAGTCTTACTATTTTGCTAATTAA
- a CDS encoding methylenetetrahydrofolate reductase, whose translation MNNYVENFIKKLENNNEYTFTLEISPQAKYDLSYIEEKINNSNIQNYVDAFVVTDSPFANIKISPILASIQLQQKLNNNKPFIATQTMRDKNSIALQNDLIGANYFDIRMILAVTGDAIANGNQKQAKGVFEGNSNLLIDIIKNLNKSKSLGEFSFKEPLKPIYPFCVINSYAKNDDSLKVRLAKKANSGVKAIFTQPIYEVERLEFLLNCIDELPLKEKPILVPGFFPVLTYKTAYFIYYKLSGSYIPEKWLNKLKKASDKSEEEERKTATELSSKLFEDMLKIHKKIHIMSLNNYEFVVDLLKNI comes from the coding sequence ATGAATAATTATGTAGAAAATTTTATAAAAAAATTAGAAAATAACAATGAGTATACTTTTACTCTCGAAATATCTCCTCAAGCAAAATATGATTTAAGCTATATAGAAGAGAAAATAAATAATTCTAATATACAAAATTATGTAGATGCCTTTGTTGTAACCGATTCTCCATTTGCAAACATAAAAATATCTCCAATATTAGCATCAATACAGCTTCAACAAAAATTAAATAATAACAAACCATTCATTGCAACACAAACAATGCGTGATAAAAACTCTATAGCTTTACAAAATGATTTAATAGGTGCTAATTATTTTGATATAAGAATGATACTTGCTGTTACAGGCGATGCTATAGCTAATGGAAATCAAAAACAAGCTAAAGGTGTATTTGAAGGCAACTCCAATTTATTAATAGACATAATAAAAAATTTAAATAAATCAAAAAGTTTAGGAGAGTTTTCTTTTAAAGAGCCATTAAAACCAATATATCCTTTTTGTGTAATAAATAGTTATGCTAAAAATGATGACAGCTTAAAAGTAAGACTCGCTAAAAAAGCTAATTCTGGAGTTAAGGCAATATTTACTCAGCCAATATACGAAGTTGAAAGATTAGAGTTCTTATTAAACTGTATTGATGAATTGCCATTAAAAGAAAAACCTATATTAGTGCCTGGATTTTTCCCTGTATTAACTTATAAAACTGCCTATTTTATATATTATAAATTATCAGGTTCATACATACCAGAGAAATGGCTAAATAAACTAAAAAAAGCAAGCGACAAATCAGAAGAAGAAGAGAGGAAAACAGCAACAGAGTTATCATCTAAACTTTTTGAAGACATGCTAAAGATACATAAAAAAATTCATATAATGAGCCTAAACAACTACGAGTTTGTGGTGGATTTACTTAAAAATATATAA
- a CDS encoding MATE family efflux transporter, with amino-acid sequence MTDKTIKQEKKYKYLTQSNIEPLIIKMAIPTIISMLTTSFYNMADTFFVSKINTQSTAAVGIVFSMMAIIQAIGFFFGHGSGNYISIKLGAKDTLEASKMAATGFVSAMIVGFIILIFGIIFINPLAHILGSTNTILPYSKIYMKYILIGAPYMTASIVLNNQLRLQGNALFAMIGLISGAVINIILDPLFIFYFDMGIKGAAVGTIISQFISFCVLLIGSNVWGTLPIKLKDFSPSLEKYKAIIVGGLPSLCRQSISSFSTAFLNTSASFFGDAAIAAMSIVNRVAMFSNSAIIGFGQGFQPVCGFNYGARKYDRVIKAFYFCVKVSTIVLIMFAFIIFTNSHSIVNLFNKEDAALFSVANSALRYQALTLPLWGIITLSSMILQTTRKTIRASILALAKQGIFFIPIVYILPKFLGLLGIEIAQPLADLFTFIISIPLGYSIIKEMKIELKNNVKIT; translated from the coding sequence ATGACAGATAAAACAATTAAGCAAGAGAAAAAATATAAATACTTAACTCAATCTAATATAGAACCATTAATTATAAAAATGGCTATTCCTACCATTATTAGTATGCTTACAACATCATTTTATAATATGGCAGATACTTTTTTTGTAAGTAAAATCAATACTCAATCTACAGCTGCTGTTGGAATAGTATTTTCTATGATGGCTATAATACAGGCTATTGGTTTTTTCTTTGGGCATGGTTCTGGTAATTACATTTCTATTAAATTAGGTGCTAAAGATACTCTTGAAGCTTCTAAAATGGCTGCTACTGGTTTTGTATCTGCTATGATAGTTGGTTTTATTATATTGATATTTGGAATTATTTTTATAAATCCTTTAGCTCATATCTTAGGCTCTACAAATACAATATTACCATATTCAAAAATCTATATGAAATATATTTTAATAGGGGCACCATATATGACTGCTTCTATTGTGCTTAATAATCAATTAAGGCTTCAAGGTAATGCTTTGTTTGCAATGATAGGTTTAATAAGCGGTGCTGTAATTAATATAATATTAGACCCTCTTTTTATTTTTTATTTTGATATGGGAATAAAAGGTGCTGCTGTAGGTACTATAATAAGTCAATTTATAAGTTTCTGTGTATTATTAATTGGCTCAAATGTATGGGGTACACTTCCTATTAAGTTAAAAGATTTTTCTCCTAGTTTAGAAAAATATAAGGCTATAATTGTTGGAGGGCTTCCTAGTCTTTGCAGACAAAGCATATCAAGTTTTTCAACTGCCTTTTTAAATACATCTGCTTCATTTTTTGGAGATGCTGCAATAGCTGCTATGTCTATAGTAAATAGGGTGGCTATGTTTTCTAATTCTGCAATTATAGGTTTTGGTCAAGGGTTTCAGCCTGTATGCGGCTTTAATTATGGGGCAAGAAAATATGATAGAGTTATAAAAGCTTTTTATTTTTGTGTAAAAGTTTCAACTATTGTGCTTATAATGTTTGCATTTATTATTTTTACTAACTCTCATTCAATAGTTAATCTTTTTAATAAAGAAGATGCAGCATTATTTTCTGTTGCAAATAGTGCTTTACGCTATCAAGCATTAACTCTTCCTTTGTGGGGGATTATAACTTTATCTAGTATGATTCTTCAAACTACCAGAAAAACAATAAGAGCTTCAATATTAGCTTTGGCAAAACAGGGTATATTTTTTATACCAATAGTTTATATATTGCCAAAGTTTTTAGGATTGCTTGGTATAGAAATAGCTCAGCCTTTGGCAGATTTATTTACTTTTATTATATCAATACCTTTGGGGTATAGTATAATAAAAGAAATGAAAATAGAACTAAAAAACAATGTGAAAATAACTTAA
- a CDS encoding AAA family ATPase yields MARIISFSSGKGGAGKTLCSVNFASELVSKGYKVLVFDIDINCSNVFILLQVKPQSKLQQYFEGNITLKDCILNSPFNIDVISAGVNIQKLLPFESDFYLSKLANDLKALSEEYDYVIIDYAAGITQSMIKFYEISDDIILIANPEITSLTDLYRLIKMICSDKITEKIYLIVNKVKNIDWAVNLYKEIKKVVDKFELNIELNLLGPILFDEEKVMMSIQKRTPLIILYPKTPIKGGFSLAVTRYLYDIGEMKDDNKDKTFVDFF; encoded by the coding sequence ATGGCGAGAATAATATCTTTTTCTAGTGGAAAAGGTGGAGCTGGAAAAACTTTATGTTCCGTCAATTTTGCCAGCGAATTAGTTTCCAAAGGTTATAAAGTATTAGTTTTTGATATAGATATTAATTGTTCTAATGTTTTTATATTATTGCAGGTAAAGCCTCAGTCTAAATTACAGCAATATTTTGAAGGAAATATTACTTTAAAAGATTGTATATTGAATAGCCCTTTTAATATAGATGTTATTAGTGCGGGAGTTAATATACAAAAACTTCTTCCATTTGAAAGTGATTTTTATTTATCAAAGCTTGCTAATGATTTAAAAGCTTTGTCTGAGGAATATGATTATGTTATTATAGATTATGCTGCGGGAATAACACAATCTATGATAAAGTTCTATGAGATTTCTGATGACATTATATTAATTGCTAACCCTGAAATAACTTCTCTTACCGATTTATATAGACTTATAAAAATGATATGTTCTGACAAAATTACAGAAAAGATTTATTTGATAGTAAATAAAGTAAAAAATATAGATTGGGCTGTTAATTTGTATAAAGAGATAAAAAAAGTTGTTGATAAGTTTGAACTTAATATAGAGCTTAATTTACTTGGACCAATATTATTTGATGAAGAAAAAGTAATGATGTCTATTCAAAAACGTACTCCATTAATAATTCTCTATCCTAAAACTCCTATAAAAGGCGGATTTTCTTTAGCTGTTACAAGATATTTATATGATATAGGTGAGATGAAAGATGATAATAAAGATAAAACTTTTGTAGATTTCTTTTAA
- a CDS encoding glycerophosphodiester phosphodiesterase, with translation MYLRKIIAHRGFSYEYPENTMLAFQKAIELGVKCIETDVTILKDGTLVLFHDYETKYHTDFDGVINDLDYDAIQRIDAGSWKNEKFKNIRIPTLQELIDLCKKTNTVINLELKGEISKNEKDSIVENTVKTVADKKAEDLVFYSSFEFDMLRTLKKISKHSKFGILLWEETNHWKDIADELKPQSMHLYDKTINKELAKNIKNEGYELYIYTVNSIELANELYSMGVDGVFTDMPNIFDKKLY, from the coding sequence ATGTATTTGAGAAAGATAATAGCACATAGAGGATTTTCTTATGAGTACCCTGAAAACACTATGTTGGCATTTCAAAAAGCAATAGAACTTGGAGTAAAATGTATAGAAACAGATGTAACCATATTAAAAGATGGAACACTTGTATTATTTCATGATTATGAAACTAAATACCATACAGACTTTGACGGTGTTATAAATGATTTGGACTATGATGCGATACAGAGAATAGATGCGGGCTCTTGGAAAAATGAAAAGTTTAAAAATATTAGAATACCTACTTTACAAGAATTAATAGATTTATGTAAGAAAACAAATACTGTAATAAATTTAGAATTAAAAGGCGAGATTTCAAAGAATGAAAAAGATAGCATAGTAGAAAATACTGTAAAAACTGTAGCTGATAAAAAGGCAGAAGATTTAGTATTTTATTCAAGTTTTGAATTTGATATGCTTAGAACACTAAAAAAAATATCAAAACACTCAAAATTTGGAATATTACTTTGGGAAGAAACAAATCATTGGAAAGATATAGCAGATGAATTAAAACCTCAGTCTATGCATTTATATGATAAAACTATAAATAAAGAATTGGCTAAAAATATTAAAAATGAAGGGTATGAACTTTATATATATACTGTAAATTCTATAGAACTTGCTAATGAACTTTATTCTATGGGAGTAGATGGAGTATTTACAGATATGCCTAATATATTTGATAAAAAATTATACTAA